Below is a genomic region from Rosa chinensis cultivar Old Blush chromosome 5, RchiOBHm-V2, whole genome shotgun sequence.
CGCCTGATCACCCCCAATTAGTAGCCGAGCCATCGGAAATCACAAAAGCCGTGGGATATGAGGCCGCACAACAACAGAAGGGAAAATCATCAGTTAATTCGAATTTCGTCAAACAATTTCTGAAGCAGGTACGGAAGCTGCTATCGAAGTTGAATAAAGGCCCAATACCTCTTCTGAGAAAAATTCCAATATCTGGACCTGTAAAAGTGATATCCGACTTGCCTTGGACTATCCTCTTTTTGACCTTCTTTCCACCCAAGACAAAGAAGCAGTCAAACCCGAAGATGACAGTTCGAGCAATGGCATTAGCAAACCGCCGAAGATAGAGGAGATCACCATCCCATCAGTCTCCGATCTCTCAAAATCTTGTGTCAAGTTCTTGGCCGGCGGAATTAGAATTTCAGACATCTCTTTCAATACTGAAACTGGCTCATTTACCCTCCCGATTACTAGCTTAGATGGGAACACAGGGGTGATCCTGAGAAACTTGGTGGCCTATGAAGCATCAAGTGTATCGGGGCCATTGGTTTTCACTCGCTACACCGAGTTAATGAACAGGATCATAGACACCGAGGAGGATGTCAAGTTGCTTAGAGAGAAGCGTATCATCGTGAACCATTTGAAGAGTGATGAAGAAGTGGCAAATCTGTTCAATGGCATGAGCAAGTCCATTAGATTAACCAAAGTGCCCTCCTTGGATAAGGTAATCGCAGATGCCAACGGGTATTACAATGGTAGATGGAAAGTGAAGATGAGGAAGTTTTTGAACACTTTTGTGTATGGTTCCAAGCCGTTACTGGCTTTCCTCGCTGCCATTTTGCTCCTGCTCTTGATGACATTGCAAGCAGTCTGCTCAGTCTATAGGTGCAGTAGCATATTTCTTAGGCATATCAACACCACAGTCACCATTACTTAGTGATCAATTTGATCATAGCTTATTTCATTGTCATCTTGGAGATTGACCCCTCCTAATTTGTGCCTGCGAAAAAGATTAAGGATGGTTTGGTTTGCTTTCCTTACTTTAGCTATTAGTTTTTTGAGAGGGGGATTGCGGTGATCAAAAGATTGCATGTAGTGCTTATTTCTTAACGGCATGGTTtgagtctttctttctttctttgtttctccGGTGAAGTTAGTGATTCTAATGATGACAAGGGGGCATCATAAACTTGATTATATGTTAATATATAGTTGGGTCTATGATTCATTCGTGACCTTCTGCCATGTTAATTTAACTTCAATATTCTGGCTGTTATTTGTGAATGATAATTTGAACTTAACAATGTCAACATATATACGTAA
It encodes:
- the LOC112203871 gene encoding putative UPF0481 protein At3g02645, with translation MSSLQPIFSYKSSSNFSEDQWVIQIRKTVEEELDDDSEIPVSIFNNPKSLLASDPESYTPQQVAHPVDQLTRSELRIRACYHKYLEVSGETLGWMMAIDASFFLEILQVYEVQEGPRVSSRMAHLVDHAGRKSAHHAILRDLVMLENQIPRFVLKKVLKFKLPALECAKDKLLSMFMGLCKELSPFKMNDEDMPNMGVNIQFSSCFHLLDFFDIRLALDYPLFDLLSTQDKEAVKPEDDSSSNGISKPPKIEEITIPSVSDLSKSCVKFLAGGIRISDISFNTETGSFTLPITSLDGNTGVILRNLVAYEASSVSGPLVFTRYTELMNRIIDTEEDVKLLREKRIIVNHLKSDEEVANLFNGMSKSIRLTKVPSLDKVIADANGYYNGRWKVKMRKFLNTFVYGSKPLLAFLAAILLLLLMTLQAVCSVYRCSSIFLRHINTTVTIT